The Pseudomonas leptonychotis genomic sequence ACCACGACCCGTAGCACCTTCGTCACGAATCTCACCGCCGGAACCGGTCGCAGCACCTGGGAACGGCGCAATCGCGGTCGGGTGGTTATGGGTTTCCACCTTCATCAAAATATGCACCGGCTCCTGCACCGCACCGTACTGGCGGGTTTCAGGATCGGGAAAGAAACGTCCGGCGACGTTGCCGACGATCACCGAGGCGTTGTCCTTATAAGCAGACAACACGCCTTCGCTGTGCATTTGATAGGTGTTTTTGATCATGCCGAACAGGGATTTCTCCTGGTTCTGGCCGTCAATATCCCAGCTGGCATTGAAAATCTTGTGGCGACAATGCTCAGAGTTAGCCTGAGCAAACATCATCAATTCGATGTCATGGGGGTTGCGCCCCAGGCCGTTGAAGCTCGTCACCAGGTAGTCGATTTCATCTTCTGCCAGGGCCAGACCCAACTCGACATTGGCCTTTTCCAGCGCGGCGCGACCGCCGCCCAGAATATCTACAGCCGTCAGCGGCTTGGGCGGAGCATGGTGGAACAGGCCGGCAGCCTCGTCCATCGAGGTCAGCACCAGCTGAGTCATGCGGTCATGCAGCAGAGCGGCGACAGCCTGGCTATCGGCCTCATTTAACTCGCCAGCAACGTAGTAGGCGATGCCGCGCTCCAGGCGCTCGATCTTGGCCAGGCCACAATTAAGGGCGATGTCGCTGGCTTTGCTTGACCAAGGCGAAATAGTGCCGAAACGTGGAATGCTCAGAAACAGGCGACCGCTTGGCTCCTGCACCGGCACACTCGGGCCATATTTCAGCAAACGGGCCAATACCTGCTCTTCGTCGGCGTTAAGCACGCCGCTGACTTCAGCAAAATGCGCGAACTCGGCATATAGCCCAGTCACAGCAGGGACTTTGCTGGTCAGTTGCTCAAGCAATTTACCGTGGCGAAAAGCAGATAGGGCGGGAGCGCCGCGCAGGATCAACATCGGGGACAGCCTCTGGGAAGGGGTGTACTTTGAGGCCGTGCATTCTAGCCTAAAGCGTTGCCATCGGCACCCGTGAAGGCGATGCAAAACCGCGTATCGGCGCTAGCAGAGAAGCCAGATGCTGTCGAGATATGGCGCGCCCCATGCTTTGCGTATACTGCGCCAATGTTTGCCCAATCTGCGTTCCGTGTGCGCCACGCCTGCTGGCTGTTGGTGATCGGAATCCTCCTGCTGCTCGCTGGCTGTGCTGAAGAACCCAGCACACTTGAGCGCGTTAAGGCGGAGGGTGTACTGCGGGTGATCACCCGTAACAGCCCAGCCACCTATTTCCAAGACCGTAACGGCGAGACCGGCTTCGAATACGAGCTGGTAAAGCGCTTTGCTGATGACCTAGGCGTTGAACTTAAAATCGAGACCGCCGACAACCTCGACGACCTCTTCGCCAGCCTCAACAAGCCCGATGGGCCGGCATTGGCTGCGGCCGGCCTGGTAAAAAGCGACGGCCGGCAGGAGCATGCGCGTTTTTCTCTGCCCTACCTCGAGGTCACCCCTCAGGTGATCTACCGTAACGGCCAACAACGCCCGACCCGGCCCAACGATCTGCTCGGCAAACGTATTCTGGTGCTCAAAGGCAGCAGCCATGCCGAGCAACTGGCCGAACTCAAACTGCAGCTGCCAGAACTGAGCTATGAAGAGTCCGCCGCGGTCGAGGTGGTCGATCTGCTGCGTATGGTTGACGAGGGGCAAATCGACCTAACAGTGGTCGACTCCAACGAACTGGCGATGAACCAAGTTTATTTCTCCAATGTCCGCGTAGCCTTTGACTTTGGTGACTCGCAGAACTTGGCCTGGGCCACCGTTCCAGGTCTGGACAATAGCCTGCTTGATGAAATGAACATCTTCATCATGCGCGCGCACAAAAATGGCAGCCTGAAGCGACTTAAAGACCGCTACTACGGCCACGTTGATGTACTCGGTTATGTCGGCGCCTACACCTTTGCCAAGCACTTACAGCAACGCCTACCCCGCTACGAGAAACACTTTCGCGAAGCCGCCCAAGCCAATCAGGTCGACTGGCGTTTACTCGCAGCCATGGGCTATCAAGAATCACTCTGGCAGCCTACCGCCACCTCGAAAACCGGCGTGCGCGGCCTGATGATGCTGACTCTGCGCACAGCCCAAGCCATGGGTGTATCGGACCGCCTAAACCCCAAGCAGAGCATTCAGGGCGGCGCCAAATATATTGTCCATGTGAAAAACCAGCTGCCAGAGAGCATTCAGGAACCGGACCGCACCTGGTTTGCCCTAGCCTCTTATAACGTCGGCGGCGGGCATCTGGAAGATGCCCGCAAACTCACCGAAGCCGAAGGCCTAGACCCGAATAAATGGCTGGATGTGCAGAAGATTTTGCCGCGGTTAGCGCAGAAGCAGTGGTACAGCAAAACCCGCTATGGCTACGCCCGTGGCGGCGAGCCAGTACACTTTGTGCGCAACATCCGTCGCTACTACGACATCCTCACCTGGGTCACTCAACCGCAGCTTGAAGGCTCACAAATCGCCGAAAGTAACCAACACGTGCCGGGCATCGATAAACGCGAGCCGGTTCAGCAGACCCCGCCGCTCTAACGCTGCTCGCGCCGCGCCTTGAAAAAGGCACTGAGTATCGCCCCACACTCCTCCGCCAGCACGCCTCCCTCGATCAGCACCTGGTGATTGAGAAACGCCTGACTAAAAAACTGCCCTCGGCTCAGCGCCACACCGGCCTTCGGCTCGGTCGCGCCATACACCACCCGCTGCACCCGCGCATGCACGATCAAACCCGCACACATGCTGCAGGGTTCCAGGGTTACATACAGGGTGCTACTCGGCAGGCGGTAGTTGTCCACGGCTTGCGCCGCTGCGCGAATCGCCACCATCTCGGCATGGGCGCTGGGGTCATGGGTGGTAATCGGGCAATTGAAGCCGCGCCCGACTATCACCCCATCCTGCACCAGCACAGCGCCGACTGGCACTTCACCCAGCGCGGCACCTTCGGCAGCCAGCGCCAGCGCCTCGCGCATAAAGTGCTGATCTTGGCTGCGATCAACAATCAACGGACGACGCATCAGGCTACCTCGATCGCGGCCATCAGACCGGTTTCCATGTGATCAATCACATGGCAATGGAACATCCAGATACCGGGGTTATCGGCGACAAAGGCAATCCGCGCCACCTCATTCTTGCCCAGCAGATAGGTGTCGGTGAAATACGGAATGATCTTCTTGCGGTTGGACGAGATCACCTTGAATGCCAGCCCATGCAAGTGAATCGGGTGCAGGTACTGCGCCATATTGCGCAGCTCGAAGATGTAGTGGCCGTCCCTCTTCAGGCTAGCAATCGGTCGATCGGCGCAGGTCTTGTCATTGATATCCCAGGCCTGACCGTTGATCTGCCAATACTTGGCCGGCCCGTTATCACTTGCGCTGGCCAAACGCGCCGACCACTCGAAATTAAAGCGCAGCACTTCGGCGCGCTCTAGATCAGGCTCGGCCACCGGATTGGCCGGCATGCGCGGCGGCCAATCCCCGGCCACCTCAGCGCTGGCCACGCTTTTCAGCGTCGCCAGGCGCAACGGGCCATTGCGCAAGGACAACTCAACACCCGCCTGGGGCACCCGCACAGCCAGGTCGATGCGCATACCCGGCCCCAACCAGTAGTCCTTGCCTAATGCGCGCGGTTCAATCGGATGACCGTCAAGCGCATACAAACGCGCATCAGCGCCCGGCAGATTGAGCTTATAGGTCACCGTGTTATCCAGGTTCAGCACACGCAGCCGTACCACCTGCCCCGCTGGCAGCTCCAGCACCGGAGCCGGCTTGCCATTGATGGTGGTCAGCCGCCCGCGCGTACCTTCACGCGCCGCCTCGCGCGGCACACTGAATGCAGTGAAGGCGCCCTGCTCGTCGATGTGCCAGGTTTTCAGGCTCAAGGTGCGCTCATGCACAAAGCCGGTGGGCTCGCGCTCCTCGACAATCAGCGGGCCGACCAAGCCACGACCGAGCTGCTCGGCGCTGCTCAGGTGCGGGTGGTACCAGAAGTTACCGGCGTCCTCAGTTTTGAAACGGTAATCGAAATACTCACCCGGCAATACCGGCAGCTGCGACACATAGGGCACGCCATCCATTTCCAGCGGCAAGCGGATGCCATGCCAGTGAATGGTGGTCGGCTCGTCCAGATGATTGATAAACCGCACCCGCAACCAGTCACCCTGACGCGCGCGAATCTCCAACCCCGGTACCTGCCCGGCATAACCCCAGGCCGGGGTTAGATGCCCCGGGATCAGCTCGACATCCAGCGGCGCGGCGATAAGCTCGTAGTCATGGCTCGCAGCGTCACGCGTACGCCCCAGCCAATAACGCGCCCCACCACCGACCACGCCCAACGCAGCAAGTCCCGCCAAACCGGCCAGCACCCTTCTTCGAGTAAAAGTCATTTCGCTCTCATCAATAACGGTGCGAGTCGCCCACTGGCATAAACGGAATATCTCGCATTTGCGTCATGCTACCGCTTCACGCTCGATCAGGCAGCCATAAAAAACTAATGCTGACCATACTGAAGGCACCGCCCGCGAAACCTTGCGCAAGATCAAACGTCTACAACAACACGCTCTTGTCGAGGACAACGTCATGCTCACAACTACGGACAGCGCAACAGATCACGTGAGCCGAAACATTGCCTGGCTCGCCCGAAGCGGCTACGCCGCCCGCGGCGTGGTTTACTTAATCATTGGTGCTTTCGCCCTGCTGGCCGCAGTGGGCAGCGCAAAAACAGTCGACTCCGAAGGCGCTATTCGTCATCTGCTCACACAACCCTATGGCGAGATTTTGCTCTGGATCATGGTGGTGGGGCTTGTAGCATTTGTGACGTGGCGCTTAACCCAGGCCATTACTGACCCCGAGGGGCATGGCCGCGACGCCAAAGCCTTGCTCATTCGAGCAGGCCTGATCGGTAGCGCCGTGACTTATGGTCTACTCACGTTTTTCACCTTGGGGCTGCTCAACAGTGATCTAACGAGCGCTAACAGCGAAGGCGACTTTCTCTCAGGCTTACTCAGCTGGCAATACTCTAACTACTTGGTTTATCTGGTTGCGCTAGTGCCGCTTGGGGTCGGCATCGCCCACATCATCAAGGGCTGGAAAGCGAAGTTCGAAAAATACTTTCAAACCAGTGCGCAGGTCATGCGCTGGGTGCGCCCCATTTCCCGTGCGGGGCTGATTGCCCGTGGAGTCGCACTGCTCGTGGTGGCCGGCATGCTGTTCACCGGCGGTACTCGCTACAAACCCACTAGCCCACCCGGCTTAGAAGATGCTTTGAATGCCCTGCTCAACTTGCCGCTCGGAGCTTTCTGGCTCTCTTTAGTGGGCCTGGGTTTGATAGCTTTCGCCTTATACAGTCTTGCCGAAGCGCTCTGGCGTCGCATTGATGTGCCTGCCGTTTTTGATTGAGCTCCTCAAGAAAAAGCCCCGCAATAGCGGGGCTTTTTCTTAGCGGATTGATCGATTAATCATTCCCACTCAATGGTCGCTGGCGGCTTGCTCGACACGTCGTAGGTAACGCGGGAGATGCCTTCGATTTCATTGATGATGCGACCGCTAACGGTTTCCAGCAGCTCGTAAGGCAGGTGCGCCCAACGTGCGGTCATAAAGTCGATGGTTTCCACCGCACGCAGGGCCACAACCCAGGCGTAACGACGGCCATCACCCACCACGCCAACCGACTTCACCGGCTGGAATACCACGAAGGCCTGGCTGACTTTGTGGTACCAGTCGGCCTTGCGCAGTTCTTCGATAAAGATGTGGTCTGCACGACGCAACAGGTCGGCGTATTCCTTCTTCACTTCACCGAGGATGCGCACGCCCAGACCCGGACCTGGGAATGGATGGCGGTAAACCATGTCGTACGGCAGGCCGAGCTCCAGACCCAGGCGACGCACTTCGTCCTTAAACAGTTCGCGCAGCGGCTCGACCAGCTTCAGGTTCATTTCTTCCGGCAGGCCGCCGACGTTGTGGTGCGACTTGATCACGTGAGCCTTGCCGCTCTTGGCACCAGCCGACTCGATCACGTCTGGGTAGATAGTGCCTTGAGCGAGGAACTTGATGTTGTCCAGCTTGCAGGACTCGGCATCAAACACGTCGATAAAGGTACGACCAATGATCTTGCGCTTCTTCTCTGGGTCCGCTTCGCCAGCCAAGTTATCCAGGAACTGATCGGCGGCGTTGGCGCGGATCACTTTGACCCCCATGTTCTCGGCGAACATGGCCATCACCTGCTCGCCTTCGTGCAAGCGCAGCAAACCGTTGTCGACAAATACGCAGGTCAGTTGATCGCCAATAGCTTTGTGCAGCAAGGCCGCTACGACTGAGGAGTCGACACCGCCGGACAGGCCGAGCAGTACGTTGGCGCTGCCAACTTGGGCACGCACGTTGGCGATGGCGTCTTCTGCAATTTTCGACGGCGTCCACAGCGCTTCGCACTGGCAGATGTCGAGAATAAAGCGCGAAAGGATACGACCGCCCTGCTTGGTGTGGGTCACTTCCGGGTGGAACTGCACGCCGTAATAGCCGCGCGCGTCGTTGTACATGCCGGCAATCGGGCAGCTCGGAGTACTGGCCAGGATGTGGAAGTCCTGCGGCAGTTTGGTGACCTTGTCACCGTGGCTCATCCATACGTCGAGGCCGAACAAACCGTCGGCGTCGACATGGTCTTCGATGCCATCGAGCAGGTGGCTTTTACCCACCACATCGACACGGGCGTAACCGAACTCACGCAGCTCGGAGCCTTCAACCTTGCCGCCCAGTTGCTCGGCCATAGTCTGCATGCCGTAGCAGATACCGAAAACCGGCACACCGAGGTCAAACACCGCTTGCGGCGCACGCGGGCTGTCGGCTTCATGCACCGACTCCGGGCCACCGGCGAGGATGATGCCGCGCGGGGCGAAAGCACGGATGTCATCGTCGCTCATGTCGAACGGGTGCAGCTCACAATACACACCGATCTCGCGCACGCGGCGGGCGATCAATTGGGTGTACTGGGAACCGAAATCGAGGATCAGGATGCGGTGAGCGTGAATGTCGAGGGCCATGATTCAGTCTCGTCTAAGTAATTCAGAAACAATCGTGATTCAGAAACAACTCGGGGCTGAATCGAACAGCCCCGGGTGCTTAACTTATTGTTTGAAGGCTCAACCTACGCGGTAGTTTGGCGCTTCCTTGGTGATCTGCACATCGTGCACATGCGACTCAGCCATACCTGCGCCAGTAATGCGCACAAACTCAGGCTTGCTGCGCATCTCTTCAATCGTGGCGCAACCGGTGTAGCCCATGGAAGCACGCAGGCCGCCCATCATCTGATGAACGATGGCTGCCATCGCGCCTTTGTATGGCACGCGACCTTCGATACCTTCCGGCACCAGCTTCTCGGCACCGGCCGAGGAATCCTGGAAGTAACGATCCGAAGAGCCCTGTGCCTGCGCCATCGCACCCAGCGAACCCATACCGCGGTAAGCCTTGTAGGAGCGACCCTGGAACAGTTCAACTTCGCCTGGCGCTTCTTCAGTACCGGCCAACATCGAACCGATCATCACGGCCGAAGCACCGGCGACGATGGCCTTGGACAGATCACCCGAGAAACGGATGCCGCCATCGGCGATCAACGGAATACCGGTGCCTGCCAGCGCAGCAGCCACATTGGCCACGGCGGAAATTTGCGGCACACCCACACCGGCGACGATGCGCGTGGTGCAGATCGAGCCCGGGCCGATACCGACTTTGACCGCATCAGCGCCGGCTTCAGCCAGCGCTTTGGCCGCTTCGCCGGTGGCGATGTTGCCACCGATGACCTGCACCTCGGGGAAGTTCTGTTTAACCCAGCGCACGCGATCGATCACACCCTTGGAGTGGCCATGGGCGGTGTCAACGATGATCACGTCAACGCCGGCATGCGCCAGGGCGGTAACGCGCTCTTCAGTATCGGCACCGGTGCCCACTGCCGCGCCAACGCGCAGACGACCCTGGTCATCCTTGCTGGCCAGCGGATAGGCTTTGGCTTTCTCGATGTCGTTAACGGTCATCATGCCTTTGAGGCGGAACTGGTCGTCGACGATCAATACGCGCTCGATACGGTGCTTGTGCAACAGCTTGCGCACCACCTGGGTATCTTCGCCTTCATTGACCGTGACCAGACGCTCTTTCGGCGTCATCACGTCGCGCACGGTGGCGCTCATGTTGGTTTCGAAGCGCACGTCACGGCTGGTGACGATGCCAACCAAGTCGCCATGGTGCAGCACCGGTACGCCGGAAATGTTGTTCTGCCGAGTCAGGTCGAACAAGTCACCCACAGTGGCGTCGGCCTCGATGGTGATCGGGTCCTTAACCACACCGGACTCGTAGCGCTTAACCTTGCGCACCTCGAGAGCCTGCTGCTCGACAGTCATGTTCTTGTGGATGATGCCAATGCCGCCTTCCTGAGCCATGGCAATCGCCAAACGGGCTTCAGTCACGGTATCCATGGCAGCAGAAAGCAGCGGAATATTCAGTTCAATGCCACGGGTCAAGCGCGTTTTAAGGCTGACATCTTTGGGCAGAACTTCGGAATAACCTGGAATAAGTAGAACGTCGTCGAAGGTTAGAGCTTCTTGACTGATACGCAGCATGGCGGGGGCTCCCGGACGGGAAAATTGGAAGCGCGCCATTATACTCAGACGCCCCCCTGCACTCAACGCAAAGTATTGCTAAACCAGCCTGAACATTCGCAGCCGACTGTATTGCCCTACAAATCGACCCGCACCGAAGAGACCGGATAACCCAAACGCGCGGCAAACTCGTCGAGAAAGCTCGGCTTAAAGCCGGCATCCGCCCAGTTATTGAAGATAAAACCCAGGTTGGAAAAGCCGCAGGGCTGCAAAAATAGAAAGCCGTTGATGTCATCTTCATGACCACAGCGTGGGCAGGTGAAGTTATCCGTATGCCCCGGCATCCACTCATCCAGACTGTCGAACAGTGGCCCGCCGACTTCCTTACGGCACTGCGCGCAGCCCGCCTCTTCCAGAAAATTTGCGGTCGGTGTGTAGATACAGCGCTTATAGATGATTTCCAAGCCATGCACGGCCTGGCCGAACGGTAGCAACTCAGGCCGTTCAACCACCCGTCGTGCACCCTCGCCAATGCCATAGCCCATATGCTTATAGGTACGCCCGCAGGTGGTTAGCTGTTCTTCGATGATGGCCTGCTTAACCAGCCAACGCACAATCAACCGCGCCCGCGCCTCATGGCCAGGAAAGCTGGAAATCTGCGGCACGATGATGGCTTGCTGCTCGCTCATAACGGTGGCCTCACGGAAAAGGCGCGCAGCTTAACAGCCCTAAATAGACAAACCAGCGTAAACCCCGCCACGGGCAACCGAAGCGGTAAACACTCGTTAACGGGAGCGAATCCGCTAAACCATTAGCCCAGCAGGCTAAGCACGGCCTGCGGCAACTGGTTAGCCTGAGCCAGAATGGCTGTGCCGGCCTGTTGCAAAATCTGGTTTTTGGTCAGCTCAGAGGTCTCTGCGGCAAAGTCGGTATCGCGAATACGACTGCGCGCCGCTGAGGCGTTCTCGCCGATGTTTTGCAGGTTGGCGATGGTGTTTTCCAAACGGTTTTGCACCGCACCCAACTGGGCACGCTGGCTATCCAGATTGCTGATCGCACCATTGAGCACGCCCAAGGCACTCTGTGCACCACCGGCTGTGCTGATGTCGATATCCGCCACATGATCCAGCAGGCTGAACTCACTGCCCGAGCGCTGGCTCAGGTCAGTATCAACATCCGTGATGCGGAAGGTATCGGCTGACTCATAGCGCACAATACCGTCCACACGCCCGCCACCGGTGCCATCGCCATTGATGGTTGCCTGCCCGAGCGACGCCAGGCCATCGCCTTCACGGTCGTCGAACTCGAAACCCTCCAAGGTGGCCGCCGTCGCGCTGTCACCGTTGCGGAAGCTGGCCAGCATGATCGCATCACCACGCTCACTCACCAGCTTGATCTTGCCGTTATCCCCGAGGCTGGCGGCGATCCCGGTTTTACCCGTTTCTTTATTAATGGCGTCAATCAGAGCACTGGGGTTGCTGGCGTCATCGACATTAGCGGAGATACGCACGCCTTCGGCCTGGCTGGCGTTATTACTGCCATACAGGCTAAAGCTCACAGCCCCCGCCGCCAGCCCACTCAACTCCGCCGAGGTGTAGGCCATGGCGCTCACACCGGTGGTATCGCTGACTCTATTAACCGCCTGTGCTACATCGCGGGCGCTTGTAGCATTAGTCGCACCGCCAGCACCAACGGTGCCGGCAGTGCCGAGCACCCCGGCACTAAAACCGGTCAGCGCCGTAATGTTGGCGGCATCTGCACCGGGGGCCAGCTCAAACTGGATGCTAGTTGCAACATTAAGCTGCAATTGATTTGGGCCATTGGCGGTCACAGAAAAAGCTCCCGCTGCGTTATTGATCCTGTCTGCAAGCACATTAACGTTAAAACCACCAACACCGCCATCAGGATCAAAAGTCCCAAGATCTAGCAAGGGCCCTCCATTGACTCGCACCAGCAAACCGCTAACTGTTCCAGGGGCAGTGGTTGGGACAGTATTCGTGATGATCGCCCCAGGCCCTGAAACCACAGTACCCGGCACCGAAGCCGTACCCGCCGCACCCGCCGCATAGGTAAAGTCTGCCGTACCCAATTTACCCACAATAGTACCGCTGGCGCCGCCATAACCAGCCGTACCGCCCGGCGTGCTTAGCTCAACAAAACCTAATGCGCCGCCCACCACCGCAGCCCCACTGCTGTCGTAACGCTGTGCACCAATACGATCGGTCGCCGCAGAACCAATCGACACGTTGATGCCTTCATACGCATTGGCGCCCACCTGAAAGGTTTGCGAACCAAAACTGCCATCGAGCACCTTGCGCCCGGCAAAGCTGGTGGTCTGCGCGACCCGATCCAGCTCCTGCTGCAGTTGCGATACCTCACCCTGCAGGGCGGCACGCTCGCTGGCGCCGTTAGAACCGTTTGCCGACTGCAAGGCCAAG encodes the following:
- the mltF gene encoding membrane-bound lytic murein transglycosylase MltF encodes the protein MFAQSAFRVRHACWLLVIGILLLLAGCAEEPSTLERVKAEGVLRVITRNSPATYFQDRNGETGFEYELVKRFADDLGVELKIETADNLDDLFASLNKPDGPALAAAGLVKSDGRQEHARFSLPYLEVTPQVIYRNGQQRPTRPNDLLGKRILVLKGSSHAEQLAELKLQLPELSYEESAAVEVVDLLRMVDEGQIDLTVVDSNELAMNQVYFSNVRVAFDFGDSQNLAWATVPGLDNSLLDEMNIFIMRAHKNGSLKRLKDRYYGHVDVLGYVGAYTFAKHLQQRLPRYEKHFREAAQANQVDWRLLAAMGYQESLWQPTATSKTGVRGLMMLTLRTAQAMGVSDRLNPKQSIQGGAKYIVHVKNQLPESIQEPDRTWFALASYNVGGGHLEDARKLTEAEGLDPNKWLDVQKILPRLAQKQWYSKTRYGYARGGEPVHFVRNIRRYYDILTWVTQPQLEGSQIAESNQHVPGIDKREPVQQTPPL
- the tadA gene encoding tRNA adenosine(34) deaminase TadA, with protein sequence MRRPLIVDRSQDQHFMREALALAAEGAALGEVPVGAVLVQDGVIVGRGFNCPITTHDPSAHAEMVAIRAAAQAVDNYRLPSSTLYVTLEPCSMCAGLIVHARVQRVVYGATEPKAGVALSRGQFFSQAFLNHQVLIEGGVLAEECGAILSAFFKARREQR
- a CDS encoding multicopper oxidase family protein: MTFTRRRVLAGLAGLAALGVVGGGARYWLGRTRDAASHDYELIAAPLDVELIPGHLTPAWGYAGQVPGLEIRARQGDWLRVRFINHLDEPTTIHWHGIRLPLEMDGVPYVSQLPVLPGEYFDYRFKTEDAGNFWYHPHLSSAEQLGRGLVGPLIVEEREPTGFVHERTLSLKTWHIDEQGAFTAFSVPREAAREGTRGRLTTINGKPAPVLELPAGQVVRLRVLNLDNTVTYKLNLPGADARLYALDGHPIEPRALGKDYWLGPGMRIDLAVRVPQAGVELSLRNGPLRLATLKSVASAEVAGDWPPRMPANPVAEPDLERAEVLRFNFEWSARLASASDNGPAKYWQINGQAWDINDKTCADRPIASLKRDGHYIFELRNMAQYLHPIHLHGLAFKVISSNRKKIIPYFTDTYLLGKNEVARIAFVADNPGIWMFHCHVIDHMETGLMAAIEVA
- a CDS encoding DUF1206 domain-containing protein, with the translated sequence MLTTTDSATDHVSRNIAWLARSGYAARGVVYLIIGAFALLAAVGSAKTVDSEGAIRHLLTQPYGEILLWIMVVGLVAFVTWRLTQAITDPEGHGRDAKALLIRAGLIGSAVTYGLLTFFTLGLLNSDLTSANSEGDFLSGLLSWQYSNYLVYLVALVPLGVGIAHIIKGWKAKFEKYFQTSAQVMRWVRPISRAGLIARGVALLVVAGMLFTGGTRYKPTSPPGLEDALNALLNLPLGAFWLSLVGLGLIAFALYSLAEALWRRIDVPAVFD
- the guaA gene encoding glutamine-hydrolyzing GMP synthase; protein product: MALDIHAHRILILDFGSQYTQLIARRVREIGVYCELHPFDMSDDDIRAFAPRGIILAGGPESVHEADSPRAPQAVFDLGVPVFGICYGMQTMAEQLGGKVEGSELREFGYARVDVVGKSHLLDGIEDHVDADGLFGLDVWMSHGDKVTKLPQDFHILASTPSCPIAGMYNDARGYYGVQFHPEVTHTKQGGRILSRFILDICQCEALWTPSKIAEDAIANVRAQVGSANVLLGLSGGVDSSVVAALLHKAIGDQLTCVFVDNGLLRLHEGEQVMAMFAENMGVKVIRANAADQFLDNLAGEADPEKKRKIIGRTFIDVFDAESCKLDNIKFLAQGTIYPDVIESAGAKSGKAHVIKSHHNVGGLPEEMNLKLVEPLRELFKDEVRRLGLELGLPYDMVYRHPFPGPGLGVRILGEVKKEYADLLRRADHIFIEELRKADWYHKVSQAFVVFQPVKSVGVVGDGRRYAWVVALRAVETIDFMTARWAHLPYELLETVSGRIINEIEGISRVTYDVSSKPPATIEWE
- the guaB gene encoding IMP dehydrogenase, yielding MLRISQEALTFDDVLLIPGYSEVLPKDVSLKTRLTRGIELNIPLLSAAMDTVTEARLAIAMAQEGGIGIIHKNMTVEQQALEVRKVKRYESGVVKDPITIEADATVGDLFDLTRQNNISGVPVLHHGDLVGIVTSRDVRFETNMSATVRDVMTPKERLVTVNEGEDTQVVRKLLHKHRIERVLIVDDQFRLKGMMTVNDIEKAKAYPLASKDDQGRLRVGAAVGTGADTEERVTALAHAGVDVIIVDTAHGHSKGVIDRVRWVKQNFPEVQVIGGNIATGEAAKALAEAGADAVKVGIGPGSICTTRIVAGVGVPQISAVANVAAALAGTGIPLIADGGIRFSGDLSKAIVAGASAVMIGSMLAGTEEAPGEVELFQGRSYKAYRGMGSLGAMAQAQGSSDRYFQDSSAGAEKLVPEGIEGRVPYKGAMAAIVHQMMGGLRASMGYTGCATIEEMRSKPEFVRITGAGMAESHVHDVQITKEAPNYRVG
- a CDS encoding sugar ABC transporter ATPase, whose amino-acid sequence is MSEQQAIIVPQISSFPGHEARARLIVRWLVKQAIIEEQLTTCGRTYKHMGYGIGEGARRVVERPELLPFGQAVHGLEIIYKRCIYTPTANFLEEAGCAQCRKEVGGPLFDSLDEWMPGHTDNFTCPRCGHEDDINGFLFLQPCGFSNLGFIFNNWADAGFKPSFLDEFAARLGYPVSSVRVDL
- a CDS encoding flagellin, which codes for MALTVNTNVASLNTQRNLNASSKGLDISLQRLSTGFRINSAKDDAAGLQISNRLTSQINGLGVATRNANDGISLAQTVEGALQQSTSILQRMRDLALQSANGSNGASERAALQGEVSQLQQELDRVAQTTSFAGRKVLDGSFGSQTFQVGANAYEGINVSIGSAATDRIGAQRYDSSGAAVVGGALGFVELSTPGGTAGYGGASGTIVGKLGTADFTYAAGAAGTASVPGTVVSGPGAIITNTVPTTAPGTVSGLLVRVNGGPLLDLGTFDPDGGVGGFNVNVLADRINNAAGAFSVTANGPNQLQLNVATSIQFELAPGADAANITALTGFSAGVLGTAGTVGAGGATNATSARDVAQAVNRVSDTTGVSAMAYTSAELSGLAAGAVSFSLYGSNNASQAEGVRISANVDDASNPSALIDAINKETGKTGIAASLGDNGKIKLVSERGDAIMLASFRNGDSATAATLEGFEFDDREGDGLASLGQATINGDGTGGGRVDGIVRYESADTFRITDVDTDLSQRSGSEFSLLDHVADIDISTAGGAQSALGVLNGAISNLDSQRAQLGAVQNRLENTIANLQNIGENASAARSRIRDTDFAAETSELTKNQILQQAGTAILAQANQLPQAVLSLLG